In the genome of Dasypus novemcinctus isolate mDasNov1 chromosome 30, mDasNov1.1.hap2, whole genome shotgun sequence, one region contains:
- the LOC131276649 gene encoding olfactory receptor 14A16-like, with amino-acid sequence MNNISMVTEFVLLGFPGPWDLQLLQASIFTVMYLSALIGNGLIITITSLDACLHTPMYFFLRNLSLFDLCLISAVVPKTVANSLTGNNSISFLDCVTQVFLVVLSAGAELFLLTAMSIDRYAAICHPLHYDVVMNRGTCLRMVAMSWFSSGFISFIHTVSTFSLSYCGLNKIQQFFCDIPQLLAISCSEHITTEIVPILINAVLDLCCFICIITSYIYIFSTIRKIPSTQGQSKAYSTCLPHLTVVALFVSTAFIAYLKPIFGSTSFTDLILSAFYILLPPSLNPIIYSLRNKAMKTGLEKLIIRKLWKTENSLIFL; translated from the coding sequence ATGAACAATATCTCAATGGTGACAGAATTTGTTCTCTTAGGTTTTCCTGGGCCATGGGACCTTCAATTATTGCAAGCTTCAATATTTACAGTAATGTACCTCTCAGCCCTGATAGGGAATGGACTCATCATCACCATAACCTCCTTGGACGCCtgcctccacacacccatgtacttcttcttAAGGAATCTGTCCCTGTTCGATCTTTGCCTCATTTCTGCAGTTGTGCCAAAAACTGTTGCCAATTCATTGACCGGCAACAATTCCATCTCTTTCCTTGATTGTGTCACCCAGGTCTTCCTGGTGGTTTTATCTGCAGGCGCAGAGCTGTTCCTCCTCACAGCCATGTCCATTGACCGCTATGCTGCCATATGTCATCCCCTGCACTATGACGTTGTCATGAACAGGGGCACGTGCCTGCGGATGGTGGCCATGTCTTGGTTCAGCAGTGGCTTTATTTCCTTTATCCACACAGTGAGCACCTTTTCTTTATCTTACTGTGgtcttaataaaattcaacagtTTTTCTGTGATATTCCCCAGTTGCTAGCTATTTCTTGTTCAGAGCATATAACCACAGAAATTGTGCCCATTCTCATTAATGCAGTACTTGATTTATGCTGCTTTATCTGCATCATAACTTCATACATCTACATCTTCTCCACTATCAGAAAGATTCCCTCCACACAAGGACAGTCAAAAGCCTATTCCACTTGTCTGCCACACCTGACAGTTGTTGCACTTTTCGTCTCAACTGCCTTTATAGCTTACCTGAAACCTATTTTTGGGTCTACATCATTCACTGATCTCATTCTATCTGCTTTCTATATTTTGTTGCCCCCTTCCCTTAACCCCATCATATATAGCCTTAGAAACAAGGCCATGAAGACAGGTTTGGAGAAACTGATCATTAGAAAGCTCTGGAAAACAGAGAATAGTCTTATATTTCTTTAA